The segment GaacaaagttattttataaaaaatatttttagttgagattggtttagaaaaatatatatttgattaaaactgtggttgaaattgaggttgaacaaaaaatagtttaatgtgtttggttaataatgcttttgaaattgagattataaaataattttaaaaaatatatattaatatttatggtttttaatttaaatattatatatttaactattacgattacatcatgaaataaatcatactctatataaaatattatttattgtttcattaaactattttcaATTCCTTCACATATGAAATACATCCGGCAAGGACTATAGTTTTCACAGATTTTTTAAgagcgcaacaacatcaggtaaaacaTAATCAGAGATAAAATTGGGAttgtgatcaaattctgcaaatgctacgtcatcaagcgatttTCATCTAATTTATAtaatgtcattgaataatgtttaacactagttttttgaataaaacacaattaaaaataattttttttcattttgttgggTCGGAGCCGGTTCAATACATTTTTAACTTTGAACCGGACCGGTTTGCTCAGCACAAGAAGCAGCAAAGAGCCGCTTCTTGTAAACTTGTGGCAGCTACAATTGATGTGGGCGCTACCAGCACATAAATTGCTTTTGAAGCATTACCAAACAACAATATTTGTGGCTACAGGTGAGCCACAGCCACAGCCAcataactaaaatatataaaaaataaagctttttaactgaaaagtaaaatataaaaacaatagagCCAAAGTGTTGAAAGACGTGCCCAAGAACAagacaaatgaaaaaactactcttgattttttttgtctatcaattttaatccttgttgtttttaattctttaaacaAAGCCTATAATAGCAGCTTATAATGTAATGTCAAAATGATTCTTTTCATAGATCATCCATGAAAGCATGCATAGCGAAACAAAACCCAATATATAAAACCGTGACAGCACAATCTGTAAGGACCAAAGAGGAGAACAAATCTCAatgaccaaagtgaaaaaaacaacaacaataaggacttcaaaagaaaaagaaggcttGTGAGCAGGAGGGTGAACAATGAAATGAGCTTAGGTGGCACGATGAAACACCTAAATCTGtataaaattgaagaattgaaaTGAATGCTACCTGAATCTTCGTTAATTTTCCACGAGTAAATTTCAGAATGTAGGAGAAGATTTCCATCGacaaattatcatattttatttgaatatattttccaCCGAGTCtggcattttattattttgattgcttttATTCAAGATCTGCAGGCAAGACAAATTCACGAGTGATTTCATTGCAATCGGATTACTGTAAATCGTAACTTGTGAATAATATTAAagttaaattcaaataaaaaaaaatctcttcgaAAAATGGATAATACAATGAGGAGATGTATTAGATTCCAGGAGTGAGGAGGAAAATCAGTAAGAAGAAAAATACGTTtaagagaaacaaaaatctagaaaaatggATAATAAGTGTTCGTTGTTTTAAATTCCATGTTCATCGTACTGGACTACAACGTTGATCAATTTGTTCATGGTTGATTGTTTACGAACAGGGTTTGTGTCTCTATCTCTGAGTTATACAAGGTTGAAATCTAAGATATCTAAAGAAATCCCTTCATATCTTCCATACCAACTCTGAGAGGAGGCAAGCCGATTCATCCTGCTCGCCTCTCCAATCCCAGATGCCCGAGGAAGCCGAACAACCCAGCCATAAAAGCTAGAAGGAACAGGGAAGACAGCGGCGGAGACCAAAGAACACGGCGctagaaaaaatcaaaggagAGAACGCGTGAAAAACATGAGAATACgaaagagagataaaaaatatatattaaattgctaaattcatttttaaaaatgtatctaaatataattttaatctcaATGCAAAACAGAgcacatttgtttttatatttaaaaaaaataaaaaaatttaatttttaaattattttaatatgctgatataaaaataaacttttaaaaataaaaaaaatattttaatagaattttaaataacaaGGATTTAATGTGCGCAAGCACTGacttttgataaaaagaaaagaaaaggggattAATATTTGTTGCAGCTTTGTCTGACTTGGAAATAGCCTCAAGTTGAGAATAAACAAATGCTGAATAATATAATGAATATATACACTGCTGGGAATGACAAAACGTTGAATAAATGGATCCAAACAAGCTGTCGTATATGAGAATGGCGGTGGGGTAGGTAGGGCCTCTCAAGTCTCATCTCAACAAGCACCAGCCACGGTTCACAATAGGCCTTTCCAGTCCTTGGAGAGTCGAGTCGCCTCGTAAAATCTCTCCATCGTTACTGgtccttttctatttttcaaaggAGTTGTCGTTTGCATCTGAACGTCAACTGTTAGTGGCTCTCTACGTTtgatatctctctctctctctgttctaGTGTTCAACTCCTCTCCTCTGTGAATCTCTTCCTGTAAGTGCCATTTGCGTGCATCATTTTCACATCTTTAGCTTTCTAACGTTGCATGCTTCTTCTTATTCGTTTCATCTGCTTGATTTGTCGATTTTCTCATGCCaagattctttctttttcccccCACAGAAATCCCAAAAATGGAGATAACAGGGCACTTACACAATTAAATGGAACAAGTGGTGATTGATTTGGCTGATTATCCGTTTCTTCCAGATTCCGATTTCCCAATCTAATGGTAGTTTCTTTCCTTGTTTGCTTTCATTTTTGCAGGATATTCAAATTTCTCTTGATAAACGCTACCCATGGTCTCCTTTCTTAAAAGCACAACCATTTCTATTTCGGGTATGCTAAGTTTTctcttctgttttcttttgccccctttatttatttatttttttcttctgtttaaCTTTCGCTCCTTTTCCTCCGAAGTTAGAAATTGAACACAGTCAATTACGGGttctatgtttattttgatCTGTTTATcgtgaaaatgattttttcttagaCTGTTAGCTTTGTATCTCGAATTGAaggcatttttttattgttaataaagAATCTTGGATTTACACAGTTTCCTTTTTTAGTTATTGCTTGTCAATGGAATCCATCatgattcttttatttctgCTGAATATTAGCTGTCAAGCTATGCTCTGATTTCCCAATTCGTGGAAAGATTTTTCATGGCGTGCTAAGCCTGGAATCTTCTTTCTTAGGCAGTgtgatttaataactttatcttTGTGATATATTTCAGGCTCAGTTTCTTTCAGTATCCAAGTGTTTGAAACTTTGTCTCTAGCATCCTGTACATCACCCATGGTCTTCGAGGAAAAAACAAGTATTTACTAGGAACCTGTACTGTTTTCCTATACCAGATTTAATGATGATGGAAGGATCGGATGATGCACCTGTATATTCAAGGGAACTAAGTGTTAGTTTTGGTTATCAGTGCAATGTCACTGGCCCTAGTATTCCTTCCATTGTGCCAGAGGGATTCGACTTTTTGAACAGCACCATGATCCAAGATTCTTGTATGAAGATGAGTAGCTCCTTTTCGTGTTTGTCTGGTGCTGCTCTTAGTGCCAATGCTACTTTGGCAAACACAAATCTGTGTAATGGTCTCATTGGAGAGGAGATCTTGCCTAACCTTGATTCTCCAAAATCATTTAGAAGGATGGCATCTTCTCCTTCCCTATCACGCTTAGATTTCACATCATCATCCTCCTATAGCAGCTTCACCTCCTTGGGCGGTAGTACACCGAAGGATAAGGACTTTGCTGAGACCTTGTGGAAATCTATGAGTGCTCCTACCAGAACAGAATCCTCGACCTTTCTCAATACAATGGAAGTGCAAATGGCTGGAGGGGCTGCAGGCGAGGATAGAGTCCAAGCTGTGTGTTCTGAAGAAAATGGATGGCTCTTCTGTGGAATCTATGATGGATTTAATGGGCGTGATGCGGCTGATTTCTTAGCTGGTACTCTCTATGAAAACATCTGTTTTTACCTGCATATGCTGGAGTGGAACAAAAAGAAGCAGCCTGGTTCGTTTAAAAGTACCTTAGAAGGTGAAAATGTCACATTGCATATTGCCCTCCCCGACGATTCTGGCCATTCAAATTCTGAAATGGAACAAGCAAAACTACCCAATTATGTTGATGAAGAATTCACGCATGAGAATTACAGCTCTGACATAATAAGCTGCCTTAATCGTGCCCTAGCCCAAGCAGAAGGCGATTTTATGTACATGGTTGAGCAGGAAATGGAAGATCGCCCTGATTTGGTGTCTGTTGGATCTTGTGTCTTGGCAATTCTTCTTTATGGAGATCATATCTATGTCCAAAATTTAGGGGATAGTAGGGCAATATTAGCAACAAGCACCATTCAAGAGGAAGGAGTGCTGAAAGCCATCCAGTTAACAGAAACTCATACTGTTGATAACGAGTCGGAGTGCAATAAAGTTTTGGCCGATCACCCTGATGATCCATCTCCTATCATCTATGGGAGAGTAAAAGGGAAACTGAAGTTAACTCGAGCATTTGGAGTTGGTTATCTTAAAAAGGTCGATGGcgaattgttttttcttttttatttgttttcttcaaattaatgcTCCTTTACAGATCTTATATTACTTAACATAAATTATTCCTTTTAATTCCGCAGAGTAAAATGAATGATGTGTTGATGGGCATTCTACGAGTTCGAAATTTGTGCAGTCCTCCCTATGTTTATAATCATCCCTTCACTATGAGTCATAGAGTTTCAGACAGGGATCAATTTGTTGTTTTGGGAAGTGATGGATTGTTTGATTTCTTTAGCAATGATGAAGTTGTGAAGCTTGTGCATCTCTTTATCCAGAACAATCCTTCTGGTGATCCTGCAAAGCACCTGGTTGAACAGCTTGTTCAGAGAGCAGCTGATAATGCTGGTAATTTCTGTTTCCTTTCGATAATTAAATTTTGGAAATTTCTGAGCATATGCTTTCTTTAGTCTTAATTTTTCTGTCATATTCATATGCGATCGTTGATCTCTCCATTGAATAAAAGATATACCCTTCTGGCATGGTCTGTGCAAAAATTGCAGAAACATTGATACCGCAGAATTTGGACCATTTTAAGAATCAGGGAAAAAGATACGTCCTGCTAATAGGCAAAGCATGCTTGCATATGATATATTTCAGATGCTCTTCCCATTGATTGGTGATTATTGAATCATATCATATGATGATGTTAGGCCATTCAGTCTATTCAAATTCGTTCTGATATCTGAATAAATGTTGTCATTATGAAGGTTTTAGCACTGAAGATCTGATGAGTATTCCAGTTGGGAGAAGAAGGAAATATCATGATGATGTTACCGTGCTCGTAGTTATACTCGGTAATAAACAACGGACTTCTGCTGCTTCTGCATATCTATAGGTTGGCTGCAAGCATGCACCCACCATAGATTCTTTTTGTTATGAATCTTTGTGGTGACTGATAAAAATAACTGGAGAGCTTTTGGCATGTTGATCATCCCAGTTTGCCAAGTACTTGGTTTTTCctgatataagaaaataaagatttccCATATATCAATTTGGTGGTGGTATCTGTACTAAAGTTAAATAAATGTTTACAGTAGGTTGTGTAGATTAAGCTCGCAGATTTGAAGCTATGATCTCAAGTCCACATGGTTGCGCGCTGAATTACATTTGCAACGTCTTTCAGATATTGAAAATCAATGTTGCAGCAATTACATAATCAGCACCATGGCAAGCATTAACTTGGATggatataatattttatgattcatgaaaataagaaaagaaaagcagtaTTATCTTCTTCGGTTAAGACTAGCATACGCCTACCCTTTCCTTTTGCATAGATGTAACTAAAGCTTTTTTATTCCTTGCTGTTTTAAAAAGATGTGGGTTTTCCAGAACAATTTTTGCTGATGACACATGACAGCAGTCggttatttgatttgttagatgGTAGACGACCATCTAACAAAAGTAGAAAACCATGGTGATTTTGTTAGATGCAGAGCCTCATGTAAACTTGATTTACTATGATTCTGTTTTAAAAAGATAGCCGTCTTCTCTTTGGATAATGGAAACTAGGATTTAATTCTGAGAAAGCTTTAAGCTTCTGAAAACAAGGAGATCTTGTCAACGAGCGACTCCAACTAGCCTGAAATTGTCCTCTTGCGTGTAAAAATTGGAGCTTGCAATTAGAATTATTAGAAACTATAATTGTGAAGGTGAATGTTGCAGATAAGATGTAGACATAAAGTTTGATCAACAATGAATGAAATGTGCTTGTCACACAGACAACACAGGTGATAACAGAGTCGATGGCCTCTCTTGCTTTCCCCTGATCACTGAAGATATAACTGATTTGGCTTCCAGATTGCAGGAATTTCAATCTTCTCGCAGCACGGCTAGATCATAGCTTTTTCATATTGATAATGAATGCAATCCCCCCAacaacaaaaagagagagaacgCATTTGGAATCAAAAGATCCGCCTTCTGTTATTTCTGATACAATTAACACAGACGTATTCACTGTTTCAGAGTTCATGAGAAGCTGAACATttgattctaaaaaaacaatgattaaaaaaaagaaaaagaaaaggtgaagaGCAGAGCCCATTCCCAAAGGACTAAGGAAGCGGTTCATGTCCCAGGAACATGAAGTCACGATTGctgttgtgtgttggtgagtCGTGGGATCTAATATTTCTAGAAATTCACTTTCTCCAATCTTTCCTTGAATGAGACAAGTCCGTCCCTCCTCTTGACTCGAAGAATTTGCTCTTAAGAGAAAGTAATAACCCTTTTTTTGTGGTGACAAGTTTGTGGTGTTTAGATTGAAAAGAGAACAAATTGATGTTCTTTATCCTTTACAGTGCGTATATTCTGACAGAAAGGAATGGAAAGGAGAATAATATATAAAGGAAACTAAACCATTTTCTTCGTTTGCGTGCTGAGATAGAGGGAATTTCGTTGGTCAAGCACCTGACCATGCATtcagaaaagataaaaagaagctAGGGatcataacaagaaaaataaaatatccattgaagtgaacatggagtatattaagattataattgtttgtgtcaaaaatatttttaaattgtttaaattgtttaaattgtttttggttttttaatattaatattaaaaataatatttaaaaaataaaaaaaattatttcgcaCTTTAATTTCAAGcacttttatttcaaaatatattgagattacATCAATTAAATAATGCACTGgttctacttatttttttttttaaaaaaataatgatgttttatttttatttatttttcaatgatatttgcgcgttttccaaaaaaaaaatatagttcttaaacaattcatttagtttttttaaaatactgaattaaaattaaataagttgtaacaataataattctaATTCAACcagtataataatatattatcaaataataaataattttattcgcAATATAAGATAATGGTTCATTACAATAATAGACACCAACACAGGATCTCAACTGTGCCACTGTgacattttgttttgaatcgGAGAGAATAACGCCTTAGTAGGTGCTGGCTGATGATGGCAGTGGCACGCCCTCATGAAACCATAATCACGCTCTCAGGTATATTATATCAATTACAGGAGTAAAACAGGATGGAAGCAGCTGTGGAGATTCAGAGCTTGAAGGGCTTCTTCGGCAAGCAAATATTAATCCAATCATATAAAATGTATCCAGCACCAATATGGTCTCCGACACTATATTATATGTCTCTGTCTCTCTTGCATTCTGGGGGCATTGAAGGGTATCTTGATCTATCAGTGCAGTAGTTGTAGATGGTATATTTCTGGCGGACCCAGCTGAGCCTCCTGTACTGCAAGGCGTCCAGATCTTGGAACTCCTTCTGGTCCCACCATCTAGCACCCTGTGTGGCACAGAACTTGGCTTCCACTGAGGCCTCGCACCCATCTATGTGGAAACTCCTGTAGGAGGCAATAAAGGGTGCCTTGGACCAGTCTGTCTTCTCGAGTCCACCCCTGGTAGCCCAATCATCGGCATTCCATAGACTTGAGTATATCTTCATTGGCTGGTTGAATGGAAACTTCAACCCCAAATCTTTGCAGTTCTTGAACACTCTGATTGGCACATCATCCACGAGGAACCTGAAGGACACCACTCGTATAATTAATGCACCAGCTTTTACAAAATAGAATTTGATCCAGTTTCTCAGAGAGAAATATGACTATACATGCACGTTGTCAATAACATGCCAGTTGCACTGGACTTTatcaaattaaacttcatagtagtattgataattaaatatacaaTGATTATACAAATTGATTAATAGAGCATTAAATATTATGATCCATCAGATTGGATTATACATTATATAACACTATGCTTCGCATGCGCATGACTTGTTTTTTTGGGACAGGATGGACCATATCTATATAATAATTTGTCAATTTCACATAATCAAATCacaaagggagaaaaaaaagagtgtcCACCAAGCTTAAGAGTTTCGTCGGGATAGATCCTTGAAAACAAACAATCTTAAGTAAGAAAAGCGACCTCCTTTCACCATCGTTTCAACAGAGTCCCCTAAGGTGGTGGACATGTTTCTTCATTGCC is part of the Populus nigra chromosome 8, ddPopNigr1.1, whole genome shotgun sequence genome and harbors:
- the LOC133700841 gene encoding probable protein phosphatase 2C 40, encoding MMMEGSDDAPVYSRELSVSFGYQCNVTGPSIPSIVPEGFDFLNSTMIQDSCMKMSSSFSCLSGAALSANATLANTNLCNGLIGEEILPNLDSPKSFRRMASSPSLSRLDFTSSSSYSSFTSLGGSTPKDKDFAETLWKSMSAPTRTESSTFLNTMEVQMAGGAAGEDRVQAVCSEENGWLFCGIYDGFNGRDAADFLAGTLYENICFYLHMLEWNKKKQPGSFKSTLEGENVTLHIALPDDSGHSNSEMEQAKLPNYVDEEFTHENYSSDIISCLNRALAQAEGDFMYMVEQEMEDRPDLVSVGSCVLAILLYGDHIYVQNLGDSRAILATSTIQEEGVLKAIQLTETHTVDNESECNKVLADHPDDPSPIIYGRVKGKLKLTRAFGVGYLKKSKMNDVLMGILRVRNLCSPPYVYNHPFTMSHRVSDRDQFVVLGSDGLFDFFSNDEVVKLVHLFIQNNPSGDPAKHLVEQLVQRAADNAGFSTEDLMSIPVGRRRKYHDDVTVLVVILGNKQRTSAASAYL